DNA from Limnohabitans sp.:
TCACGATGTAAACCTCGGCACCAGCTTTCTGGAACTCGGCGTAGTTGTCGGCCGCGTCTTCGATTTCTGTGGGGCAGTTGAAGGTGAAGGCGGCGGGCATGAAAATCAGCACCGACCACTCACCCTTGAGGGTTTCGTTGGACACTTGCACAAACTTGCCGTTGTGGAAAGCCTGGGTTTTGAAAGGCTGGACTGGGGTATTGATCAAAGAGGACATGGTCATTTCCTTGGAGTGATTAATAAAAACTATCAAATGAGAAAACTCATTGGTCACAATCATAATGCAACCTAGGGTTTTTACTCATGAGTAGTTTCTATGGGGCCGATTGGCAAAAGCTTTGCGCCCAAACACCACCAAGGTCAAACAGTCCGAGATTCATACCCCGTCGACCCCAACCCCAGCACAAAGAAATAGCACTGATTGGACCAGGTGACGATGCACCAGCACTGATGCGAGTCTGTCACCAGGCCAACCCAAGGGACACCATGGAACATTGGCCCCGGCCGCAAGTCACATCAGCGGCCTGCGATAACCCCCGGCCTGCCCGCCCGGGGCCAGTACCACTTGCCAGAGCTGGTTGTCACGGGCTCGGAATGTGCCAGCGCAACACAAGAGGTAGTAACGCCACATGCGGTAAAAGCGTTCTCCATAGCGGTCTTTCAGAGACGGCCAGGCCGCTTCAAAGCGCGCATGCCAGGCCATCAGCGTTTTGTCATAGTCCTCGCCAAAGTTGTGCCAGTCCTCCATGACAAATTGGTCTTCGCTGTAAAAAGCGATGTCCGATGCCGAGGGCAGCGCGCCATTGGGGAAGATGTATTTTTCGATCCACGGATCGATCCCGGCACCCGCGCGATTTTTGCCAATGGTGTGCAGCAAAAATAAACCGTCGTCCCTCAGGCTGCGCCGGGCCATATCGAAGTAGGCGCGGTAGTTTTTGTGGCCCACATGCTCAAACATGCCGATCGAAGCCACACGGTCAAAGCGCTGCTCGCCATGCGGGTTGAACTGCCGGTAATCGACCAGCTCAAAGCGCACCGGCAAGTCACGCGCCTTTTGCGCGCCCAGTCGGGCTTGCTCTTTGGAGATGGTCAGCCCCACACACTGCACCCGGTAATGCCGGGCCGCAAACAGCATCAGGCTGCCCCAGCCGCAACCAATGTCCAGCAGCGTCATGCCAGCTTGCAATTGAAGTTTTTGGCAAATCAGGTCCAGCTTGGCCTCTTGCGCCTGTGCCAAGCTTTGCGCCACAGGCCAATAACCGCAGCTGTAGGCCATGGACGGGTCGAGCATCGCTTCGTACAAATCGTTGCCCAAGTCGTAATGCATTTCACCCACCAGCCAAGCCCGTTGCGGTGATTGCAAATTCGTCAGTCGGGCCTTGAGCGATGCCCACAACCACCCGGCCCTGCCCACCTGCTCGTCCAGCCGCGCCCGCAAAATCCGCGCGATCAACTCGTCCACCTGGTCGCAATCCCACCAGCCATCCATGTAACTCTCCCCCAGACCCAAACTGCCGCTGGTCAGGATGCGGTCAAACATGGCGGGGTGGTGCACCCGCATGTCCCAGGATCTTCCGCCGCCGACCCGGATGTCGGCCGTGGCCAGCAATTCGCAGGCGCGCCGCCAGTTGTCGTCGGTACTCACCAAAACGGTTTCGTTCTTGTCCCAAATGAGCTCTGAAGCCATGCGGTTCTCCTGTTCACCCACCTACCCGGTCCGGTCGACCGTGAATGTGATCATGTTAGGGACCCCTCTGGGCCAGTGTCCATTCAGCAAATCCGGTAGCCCAATACCGGGTTCTCAGTACAGAAAACCAGACACAAGCGCGGGAATTGCGCCCATTTTTACAGGCCATGCGGGCATAATTGACGTTGACGTAACGTCAATCATATTCAGGAGCAACACATGGACATTCAAGGCAAAGTTTTCATCGTCACCGGCGGCGCATCGGGCTTGGGCGAAGGCACAGCGCGCATGCTGACGGCCCATGGCGGCAAGGTGGTGATTGCCGACATGCAGGCTGAAAAAGGTGAAGCGATTGCCAAAGAACTGGGCGGGGCCTTCGTCAAGTGCGATGTGAGCAATGAAGCCGACGGCCAGGCCGTGGTCGCCAAAGCCGTGTCCATGGGCAAGCTGGTGGGTTTGGTCAACTGCGCGGGCATCGCCCCGGCCGAAAAAACCGTGGGCAAAAACGGCGCGCACAACCTGGCCATTTACATCAAGACCATCATGGTCAACCTGGTCGGCACCTTCAACATGATCCGCTTGGCCTCTGAAGCCATGTGCAAAAACGAGCCCGAAGCCACCGGTGAGCGCGGCGTGCTGATCAGCACCGCCAGCGTGGCCGCTTACGACGGCCAAATCGGCCAGGCCGCCTATGCCGCATCCAAAGGTGGTGTGGTCGGCATGACCTTGCCCATCGCCCGCGACCTGGCGCGCAACGGCATCCGCAACATGACGATTGCCCCCGGCATCTTCGGCACCCCCATGCTGTTTGGCATGCCGCAAGAGGTGCAAGATGCGCTGGCCGCAGGCGTGCCCTTCCCCAGCCGCTTGGGCACCCCGCAGGACTACGCCAAACTGGCCAAACACATCATTGAAAACGACATGCTCAACGGCGAAGTCATCCGGCTGGACGGCGCGATTCGTCTGGCTCCGAAGTGATCTGAGCTTTTCCTTGCCCAAAACACAGCGCTCACCCGAACATCACAAGCCACTTGAGTCTGATCGCTTTGGTCTGACTGAGCGCACGCAAAACCCTTTGCGCCACGGCCGCTCCAACCTGCAAGACCTGCGCAACGAGCAGCCCAAAGCGCAGAATAATCCGTGCCTGGATCGGCTCCAACAGAACTGCCCCCACAAGTTCTGGACGAGCCATCAAAAACGGCAGCCAAAGCTGCCGTTATTTCAACCGACACCAAAATCAGTAAGCCTGCCCCAGTTGCCCCAGGATGGCGGGGTTCTCAAGTGTCGAGATGTCCTGCGTGATCTCCTCGCCCTTGGCCAGCGAACGCAGCAGGCGGCGCATGATCTTGCCCGAACGGGTCTTGGGCAGGTTCTCACCAAAGCGGATGTCTTTGGGCTTGGCAATTGGACCGATTTCCTTGGCGATGTGGTCGCGCAATTGCTTGGCAATCGCCTTGCCTTCGTCGGTGTTGGGCAGCGAGCGCTTGAGCACCACAAAGGCGCAAATCGCCTCACCCGTGGTGTCATCGGGGCGGCCCACCACTGCGGCTTCGGCCACCAGCTCGGTGCAGCTGACCAAGGCCGATTCGATTTCCATGGTGCCCATGCGGTGACCGGAGACGTTCAGCACGTCGTCGATGCGGCCGGTGATGGTGAAGTAACCGGTTTTCTCGTCACGGATCGCACCGTCGCCCGCCAAGTAGTACTTGCCTTTGAAGTCATCGGGGTAGTAGCTCTTTTTGAAACGCTCGGGGTCACCCCAAATGTTGCGGATCATGGAAGGCCATGGGCGCTTGACCACCAAAATGCCGCCTTGGCCATCGGGCATGTCTTTGCCGGTCTCGTCCACGATGGCGGCTTGGATGCCGGGGAAGGCCAGCGTGCAAGAGCCGGGGACCATGGGCGTGGCACCAGGCAAAGGCGTGATCATGTGGCCACCGGTTTCGGTCTGCCAGAAGGTGTCGACGATGGGGCAATGGCCGCCGCCCACATGCTTGTGGTACCACTCCCAAGCGGCGGGGTTGATCGGCTCACCGACCGAACCCAACAAGCGCAGGCTCGACAAGTTGTAGCTCTTGGGGTGCACAGCATCGTTGGCTTCAGCGGCCTTGATGAGTGAGCGAATGGCGGTGGGCGCGGTGTAAAAGATCGAGACCTTGTGGTCCTGGATCATCTTCCAGAAACGGCCCGCATCGGGGTAAGTGGGCACGCCCTCGAACACGATTTCGGTGCCGCCCAAAGCCAAGGGGCCATAGGTGATGTACGTGTGGCCCGTGACCCAGCCGATGTCGGCGGTGCACCAGAACACATCGTCAGCCTTCAGGTCAAAGGTCCACTTGGTGGTGAGCGCTGCGTGCAGCAGGTAGCCGCCTGTGCTGTGTTGCACGCCTTTGGGTTTGCCGGTCGAGCCCGAGGTATAGAGCAAGAACAAGGGGTGCTCGGCACCCACCCACTCGGGCTCGCAGGTGGTGGCTTGCTGGTCAGCCAGCTCGGCCATCCACACGTCGCGGCCAGCGGTCATGGCGATGTCGGCGCCCGAGCGCTTGACGACCAAGACATTCTTGATGGAGCCGCAACCGCCCAGGTTGATGGCATCGTCCACGATGGATTTGAGGGGCAGCAACTTGCCGCCGCGCACCTGGTTGTCGGCGGTGATCAAGGCCACCGCACCGGTGTCTTCGATGCGGTCGCGCAACGACTGGGCTGAGAAACCCCCGAACACCACCGAGTGGGTCGCTCCAATGCGGGCGCAGGCTTGCATGGCGGCCACCCCGTCGATCGACATCGAGATGTAGATGACCACGCGGTCACCCTTTTTGATGCCCAAGCTTTTGAGCGCGTTGGCGAATTGGCAGGTCTTGGCCAACAATTGGCTGTAAGTGACCTTGCTCACTTCGCCGCCGTCAGCTTCAAAAATGATGGCGGTCTTGTTGCCCAGGCCTTTTTCGACGTTGCGGTCCAGGCAGTTGTAAGAGGCGTTCAACGTGCCGTCTTCGAACCACTTGAAAAAGGGCGCGTTGGATTCGTCAAGCACCTTGGTGAAAGGGGTCTTCCAGCTGATCAGCTCTCTGGCCAGACGGGCCCAATAGCCTTCGTAATCGGCTTGTGCTTCTTGGCAAAGGGCTTGGTACGCAGGCATACCGGAGACATGGGCGTTTTTGACAAAGTCTGCACTGGGTTGGTAAATCGTGGGGCTCATCTGATTTGTCTCCTGTTTGACGTGGCGTTTTGAAAACTGGCGTAAATGTCGGCGTTCGCTCTTACAAAGCACTGACGAAGGGTGCCCAAGGCCATTTTCTACCGAAACCGCTGATCCAAGCCCTAAAATTCGGGTTTGCCCGAAGTACCCGGCTCTCAACCCATGAAAATCATGCCCAAAACCACGCCTCCCCATCAAAGCGCTCTGAATCCACTCAACAAGTTCATTTTCGCCAGCCGTTGGCTGCAATTGCCTCTTTACTTGGGGCTGATCGCCGCACAAGCAGTCTATGTGTTCCATTTTTGGGTGGAGTTGGTGCACCTGCTCGAAGCGGCATTTGGCAGCCAAACCGCACTGCAGGCGCTGGTCAACAGCATCGGCTACAAAGCCGATGCGCCCATCACCTCACTCAACGAAACCGTGATCATGCTGGTGGTGCTGGCCCTGATCGATGTGGTCATGATCTCCAACTTGTTGATCATGGTCATCGTGGGCGGCTACGAAACCTTTGTGTCGCGTCTGAACCTGGAAGACCACCCCGACCAGCCCGAGTGGCTCGACCATGTGAACGCCTCGGTGCTCAAAGTGAAACTGGGCACGGCCATCATCGGCATCAGCTCGATCCACCTGCTCAAAACCTTCATCAACGCGGCCAACTACGACGAAAAAGTACTGATGTGGCAAACCATCATCCACATGGCTTTCTTGCTCAGCGCCATCGCCATTGCCTACGCCGACCGACTCATGTCTCACCACGAAAAGGCGCACTGAGCGCCTGATAACGACCATTTTTTGGTTTTCTCGAGATCAAAGCACCATGACCACCCTGATCAAACAAGCCGACCTGATTGAATCCGTCGCCGCCGCGCTGCAATTCATCAGCTACTACCACCCCGCTGACTTCATCTCGCACCTGGCCAGCGCTTACGAGCGCGAGCAAAGCCCGGCAGCCAAGGACGCCATTGCGCAAATCCTGACCAACAGCAAGATGAGCGCGATCGGGCACCGCCCGATTTGCCAGGACACCGGCATCGTCAATGTGTTCCTCGAAGTCGGCATGGACGTGAAATTCGACGGCTTCACCGGCAGCCTGGAAGACGCTGTCAACCAAGGCGTGCGCCAAGGCTACAACTTTGCCGAGAACATGCTGCGTGCGTCGGTGGTCTCTGACCCACATTTCAACCGCAAGAACACCAAGGACAACACGCCCGCTGTGATCTTCACCAGGATCGTGCCCGGCAACAAGGTCGATGTGACCGTGGCGGCCAAAGGCGGCGGCAGCGAAAACAAGTCCAAGCTGATCATGCTCAACCCCGGCGACAGCATCGTCGATTGGGTGCTCAAAACCGTGCCCACCATGGGCGCAGGCTGGTGCCCACCCGGCATGCTGGGCATCGGCATCGGCGGCACCGCCGAAAAAGCCGTGCTCTTGGCCAAGGAAAGCCTGATGGACGACCTGGACATGTACCAGCTGCTCGAAAAATCCAGCCAGGGCGAAAAGCTCGACCAGGTCGAAGAGATGCGCCTGGAGCTTTACCACAAGGTCAATGCCCTGGGCATTGGCGCGCAAGGCCTGGGGGGGCTTACCACCGTGCTGGACATCAAAATCAAAATGTACCCCACGCACGCGGCCAGCAAGCCGGTGGCCATGATCCCCAACTGCGCCGCCACCCGCCACGCGCACTTTGTGCTTGACGGCTCTGGCCCAACGTATTTGGAAGTGCCTTCGCTCGACCTGTGGCCCAACGTGGGCTGGACGGCCGACACCGAAAAAAGCCAGCGCGTGGACCTGAACACCCTCACGCCCGAGCAGGTCGCCGCTTGGAAACCCGGCCAAACCCTGCTGCTCAACGGCAAGATGCTCACCGGCCGCGATGCCGCACACAAGCGCATTCAGGACATGCTGGCCAAGGGCGAGAAACTGCCTGTGAGTTTCAAGAACCGCGTGATTTATTACGTCGGCCCGGTGGACCCCGTGGGCGACGAGGCCGTGGGCCCCGCAGGCCCAACGACTTCTACACGCATGGACGGCTTCACCGAAATGATGTTGGGCCAAACCGGCCTGATCGCCATGATCGGCAAAGCAGAACGTGGCCCAGTCGCGATTGAGGCCATCAAAAAGCACAAGAGCGCTTACCTGATGGCCGTGGGCGGCGCAGCCTACCTCGTGTCCAAAGCCATCAAGCACGCCCAAGTGGTGGGCTTTGCCGACATGGGCATGGAAGCCATTTACGAATTTGACGTGGTCGACATGCCGGTGACGGTGGCCGTGGACGCGGGCGGCACCAGCGCCCACATCACCGGCCCCGCCGAATGGCAAAAGCGCATCGCCACCGGCGAGTTCAAGGGCATTGGCGTCACAGCAGGTTGATGCAACCGAACTTGGCCTGGCCTCGCAAGCGGCCTTTTTTCAGACCCGCCACCCCATGACCTCCGACCAGCGCCCCATCGGCGTGTTTGACAGCGGCATTGGCGGCCTGAGCGTGCTGCAGGCCTTGCACACAGAACTGCCGCACGAGCGCTTTGTGTACCTGGCCGACAACGCGCACGCACCTTACGGCGAAAAAACCGATCTTTACGTCCGACAACGCACGCACGCCATCACCGAACATTTGCTGGCGCAGCACCAGATCAAGGCGCTGGTGGTGGCCTGCAACACCGCCACCGCAGCGGCCATCCATGAGCTGCGCACGCAACACCCACAACTGCCGCTGGTGGGGGTA
Protein-coding regions in this window:
- the cfa gene encoding cyclopropane fatty acyl phospholipid synthase, whose protein sequence is MASELIWDKNETVLVSTDDNWRRACELLATADIRVGGGRSWDMRVHHPAMFDRILTSGSLGLGESYMDGWWDCDQVDELIARILRARLDEQVGRAGWLWASLKARLTNLQSPQRAWLVGEMHYDLGNDLYEAMLDPSMAYSCGYWPVAQSLAQAQEAKLDLICQKLQLQAGMTLLDIGCGWGSLMLFAARHYRVQCVGLTISKEQARLGAQKARDLPVRFELVDYRQFNPHGEQRFDRVASIGMFEHVGHKNYRAYFDMARRSLRDDGLFLLHTIGKNRAGAGIDPWIEKYIFPNGALPSASDIAFYSEDQFVMEDWHNFGEDYDKTLMAWHARFEAAWPSLKDRYGERFYRMWRYYLLCCAGTFRARDNQLWQVVLAPGGQAGGYRRPLM
- a CDS encoding 3-hydroxyacyl-CoA dehydrogenase, producing the protein MDIQGKVFIVTGGASGLGEGTARMLTAHGGKVVIADMQAEKGEAIAKELGGAFVKCDVSNEADGQAVVAKAVSMGKLVGLVNCAGIAPAEKTVGKNGAHNLAIYIKTIMVNLVGTFNMIRLASEAMCKNEPEATGERGVLISTASVAAYDGQIGQAAYAASKGGVVGMTLPIARDLARNGIRNMTIAPGIFGTPMLFGMPQEVQDALAAGVPFPSRLGTPQDYAKLAKHIIENDMLNGEVIRLDGAIRLAPK
- a CDS encoding TIGR00645 family protein, which produces MPKTTPPHQSALNPLNKFIFASRWLQLPLYLGLIAAQAVYVFHFWVELVHLLEAAFGSQTALQALVNSIGYKADAPITSLNETVIMLVVLALIDVVMISNLLIMVIVGGYETFVSRLNLEDHPDQPEWLDHVNASVLKVKLGTAIIGISSIHLLKTFINAANYDEKVLMWQTIIHMAFLLSAIAIAYADRLMSHHEKAH
- the acs gene encoding acetate--CoA ligase, giving the protein MSPTIYQPSADFVKNAHVSGMPAYQALCQEAQADYEGYWARLARELISWKTPFTKVLDESNAPFFKWFEDGTLNASYNCLDRNVEKGLGNKTAIIFEADGGEVSKVTYSQLLAKTCQFANALKSLGIKKGDRVVIYISMSIDGVAAMQACARIGATHSVVFGGFSAQSLRDRIEDTGAVALITADNQVRGGKLLPLKSIVDDAINLGGCGSIKNVLVVKRSGADIAMTAGRDVWMAELADQQATTCEPEWVGAEHPLFLLYTSGSTGKPKGVQHSTGGYLLHAALTTKWTFDLKADDVFWCTADIGWVTGHTYITYGPLALGGTEIVFEGVPTYPDAGRFWKMIQDHKVSIFYTAPTAIRSLIKAAEANDAVHPKSYNLSSLRLLGSVGEPINPAAWEWYHKHVGGGHCPIVDTFWQTETGGHMITPLPGATPMVPGSCTLAFPGIQAAIVDETGKDMPDGQGGILVVKRPWPSMIRNIWGDPERFKKSYYPDDFKGKYYLAGDGAIRDEKTGYFTITGRIDDVLNVSGHRMGTMEIESALVSCTELVAEAAVVGRPDDTTGEAICAFVVLKRSLPNTDEGKAIAKQLRDHIAKEIGPIAKPKDIRFGENLPKTRSGKIMRRLLRSLAKGEEITQDISTLENPAILGQLGQAY
- a CDS encoding fumarate hydratase, which codes for MTTLIKQADLIESVAAALQFISYYHPADFISHLASAYEREQSPAAKDAIAQILTNSKMSAIGHRPICQDTGIVNVFLEVGMDVKFDGFTGSLEDAVNQGVRQGYNFAENMLRASVVSDPHFNRKNTKDNTPAVIFTRIVPGNKVDVTVAAKGGGSENKSKLIMLNPGDSIVDWVLKTVPTMGAGWCPPGMLGIGIGGTAEKAVLLAKESLMDDLDMYQLLEKSSQGEKLDQVEEMRLELYHKVNALGIGAQGLGGLTTVLDIKIKMYPTHAASKPVAMIPNCAATRHAHFVLDGSGPTYLEVPSLDLWPNVGWTADTEKSQRVDLNTLTPEQVAAWKPGQTLLLNGKMLTGRDAAHKRIQDMLAKGEKLPVSFKNRVIYYVGPVDPVGDEAVGPAGPTTSTRMDGFTEMMLGQTGLIAMIGKAERGPVAIEAIKKHKSAYLMAVGGAAYLVSKAIKHAQVVGFADMGMEAIYEFDVVDMPVTVAVDAGGTSAHITGPAEWQKRIATGEFKGIGVTAG